CATGGGCCTGACCGGCGTGGACAGCAACCTGGCGAAAATGATCAAAAAGACACCGCCGCCCCCGGCGGAGTCCGCCCCATCCACCATTAACCATTAACCATTCCCCATGGACCCCACGATCATGCTTCTGGCGGGCGGGACGATGCTGGTGATGGCGATCGTCGCCGGCTACACGCTGGGATGGGCCAACAAGGTGTTCCACGTCGCGGTCGACCCGCGCATCGAGGCCATCAACGCCGCGCTGCCCGGCGCGAACTGCGGAGGATGCGGCTGCGTCGGCTGCATGAGTTACGCCGAGGCCGTCGCGGGCGGGAAGATCGCGCCGGACAAGTGCACCGTCGGCGGCTCCAGCTGCGCCCAGGCGATCGCGAAGATCATGGGCGTGGACCTGAAGCCCTCGTGGCCGTACCGTCCCGTGGTCCACTGCCGCGCCCATTACGCGGAGCGGCTCGGCCGGGCGGATTACCGCGGCGAGAAGACCTGCACGGGCGCCAACCTCGTGGGCGGTGTGCAGGGCTGCACCTACGGCTGCCTGGGGTTTGGCGACTGCGTCGCGGCCTGCGAGTTCGATGCCATCCACGTCGTGGACGGGCTCGCGACGGTGGACTACGACAAGTGCGTCGGCTGCGGCGCCTGCGAGAAGGCCTGCCCGCGCCACATCATCTCCATGACCCCGTTCAAGTCGCAGCGCATCATCGCCGTGGGCTGCTCGAACCTGGACATGGGCAAGGACGTCAAGGCCGTCTGCAAGATCGGCTGCGTCGGCTGCATGGCCTGCTCCAAGGCCAGCCCGATCTTCAAGATGACCGAGGGCAAGATCCCGCGCATCAATTACGACGAGTACGACCCGGAGAACATGGACGCCACACTTGTTGCCGTGAAGAAGTGCCCGGTGAAGAACCTGATTTACGTCGGCCAGCCGACCCCCGAGCACGTCGAGGCGGTGAGGGACCAGGAAAAGCCGAAGATCGTCCAGGTGGACTTCAAGACCACCGTGGACCAGGCCGAGTGGCGGGGATAATCCGGCGGCGGCCGTTCCCAGGCGGGCCCAGCGGGGATGAATACTATCCTGAAAAAACAGCAGTTGGCCGAGGAGGTTTTTCTCCTCGAGGTCGGCGCGCCCCTCATCGCCGGGGAGCGCAAGCCCGGCCAGTTTGTCATCCTGCAGCTCGACAGCGACTACGGCGAGCGCGTCCCCCTGACCATCGCCGACGCGGACGAGAAGGCCGGCACGATCACGCTAATCTTCCAGGCCGTGGGCAAGTCCACGCACGAACTGGCCGAGATGCACGAGGGCGACCGGATCGCCAACCTGGTCGGCCCGCTCGGGCACCCGACGCACATCGAGAAGTTCGGCAGCGTCGTCTGCGTCGGCGGCGGGATCGGCGTCGCCCCCCTCCACCCCATCGCCCAGGGCATGAAGCAAGCGGGCAACCGGCTGATCGTCATCCTCGGGGCGCGGACGCGCGGCCTGGTGGTGCTGGAAGACCGGATGCGTGCGCTGGCCGACGAACTGATTGTCTGCACGGACGACGGCACGTACGGCCGGAAGGCGCTGGTCACCGAGCCGCTCAAGGAAATCTGCGGCCGGAACCCGAAGCCGGACCTCGCCGTGGCCATCGGCCCGCCGGTCATGATGAAGTTCTGCGCCGAGACCACGCGCCCGTTCGGCATCCCGACCATCGTTTCGCTCAACTCCATCATGATCGACGGCACGGGGATGTGCGGCGGCTGCCGGGTCAGCGTCGGCGGCCAGACGAAGTTCACCTGCGTGGACGGCCCGGAATTCGACGGGCACCAGGTGGATTTCGACAACCTGATGAAGCGCCTGCAGGCCTACCGGCGGCAGGAGAAGGAAGACCACGCGCGCTGCCACCTGGAAGAGGAAGTGGAGCGGCTGCGGTCGACGGTTTGGAAAAAACCGTGAGTGAAGTCTCTCCAGGGGCCTTGCGCGAGGCAGCGGCGAAGAGCCTGGCCGGACTCGAGGCCCGCGCCGGGGCCCTGAAACCCCGCGACCGGATGGCGATCCCGCCGCAGGAGATGCCCTCCCAGCCGCCCGCGGACCGGCGGCGCAACGTCGCCGAGGTCGCGCTCGGCTACTTTCCGGAGCAGGCGCGGCTGGAGGCCCTGCGTTGTCTCCAGTGCAAGAACGCCCCGTGCGTAGAAGGCTGCCCGGTGCGGATCGATATTCCCGGCTTCATCCGGGCCATCGCCGAAAACGACTTCGCGAAGGCGGTGGCGATCATCAAGCAGAGCTCCCTGCTGCCCGCCGTTTGCGGGCGCGTCTGTCCGCAGGAAACGCAGTGCCAGGAGCCCTGCACCCTCGGCAAGTCGCTCAAAGACGTGGACAAAGCCGTCAGCATCGGCCGCCTCGAGCGGTTCGTCGCGGACTGGGAGCGCGAGACGGGCCGGCTTCAGCCCCCCGCGGTCAAGCCGCCGACCGGCCGCAAGGTGGCGGTCATCGGCAGCGGTCCGGCCAGCCTCGTGGTGGCGGCCGACACACGCCGCGAGGGCCATGCCGTGACGCTGTTCGAGGCGTTCCACAAGCCCGGCGGCGTAATGATCTACGGTATCCCGGAGTTCCGCCTGCCCAAGGCGATCGTCCAGGCCGAGATCGACACGCTGACCGCGATGGGCGTCGAGTTCTGGCCCAACTTCGTCGTCGGCCGCACGCGCAAGCTGAAGGACCTACTGGAGAAGGACGGCTACCACGCGGTGTTCGTCGGCACCGGCGCGGGGCTGCCCCGGTTCATGGAGATCGAGGGCGAGAACCTGATCGGCGTTTTCTCGGCCAACGAGTACCTGACGCGGATCAACCTCATGCGCGCCTACGACCGCCGGCGGGCGGACACGCCGATGCTGGAGGCGCGCTGTGTGGCCGTGCTGGGTGGCGGCAACGTGGCCATGGACGCCGCTCGAATGGCCTTGCGCCTGGGCGCGGTGGAAGTCCATCTCGTCTACCGGCGCACCGAAAAAGAGATGCCCGCGCGCGTGGAGGAGGTGCGCCACGCGAAGGAGGAGGGCGTCGAGTTTCACCTCCTCCAGAACACGACGCGCATCCTGGGCGACGACTACGGCCGCGTCGCGGGCCTCGAATGCCAGCGTTGCGAGTTGGGCGAACCCGATGAGTCGGGCCGTCGGCGCCCCGTGACGATTCCGGGCAGCGAGTTCGTATTGCCCTGCGACATGGTCATTGTCGCCATTGGGAACGAATCCAACCCGCTGATCCGCCAGACGACGCCGGACCTCAAGGTGGACGAACGCGGGCGCATCGTCGCCGACGAGAACGGCCGGACCTCGATCGCGGGCGTGTACGCGGGCGGCGACATCGTGCTGGGCGCCGCGACGGTGATCCTGGCCATGGGCCAGGGCCGCATCGCGGCGCGGTCCATCAACGAAGACCTGGCGGGGAAGACGCCGGCCTGATCTACCGGACGTTCCCGGGCGACATCATGCATCTTCCCCTCCACGAATTGCGTCATCGTCCCACGTCGTCCGCAGCGCCGGCGCCGCGTCGCCGGCGCGGGTTGAAGCATCTGGCCTGGATCGTTCCCCTGGTGATCTTCGACATCTGGTTCTTCGGGTGCCGCCGGGGCGGCGGATGTGCGCCGCGGCCTCCCGAGGAGGAGCCGGCCGCGATCCTCGAGAAGGAAGTGCCGCCGGAGACGCCTCCGCCCTGGGCGGGCCTCGTGTATCCCACGGATCAGAAGGCGCTTCTGGACGCCGGGGCGCTGGGGGTCTACCAGCCCACGGCATCGGGCAACCCCGAATCGGCGATGTACGGCTCGGTCCGGACGGGCTCCCGGGGCCGGCGGCTGGTGCCGACCTTCCACGAAGGGCTGGATATTGCCGCGCTCCGGCGCGATGCACAGGGCCGGCCGCTCGACCGGGTGCGGACGGTAGCCGACGGCGTCGTGGCGCACGTCAGCCGGTTCGGCGGGAATTCCAACTACGGCATCTACGTCGTGGTCCGGCACGACGATCCGATAGGCCGGGTCTTCACGCTGTATGCGCACCTGTTGAGCCTGGCGCCGGGAATCCAGCCGGGCTCCGTGGTGAAGGCCGGCGATGAACTGGGCCGGATGGGCAACACGTCGTCGTCGCCCATTCCCATGGCCCGCGGACATCTTCATTTTGAGATCGGCCTGATCTTGAACGGCCAGTTCGGGAACTGGTTCCGCGCCAAGAAGCTCAAACCTGATCACGGCGTGTATCACGGCTGGAACCTGCTCGGCCTGAACCCGCTGGATTTCCTGCGCTTCCAGAAGGAACGGCCCGAAGCCTCGTTCCTCGACTTCGTGGCGACGGTCCCGTCGGCGTTCGACATCCTGCTCGCGGCGCGTCGGAAGCCTGACTTTTTCGATCGCTATCCCGCGCTGTGGAGCGGCGAGCCGCCGGGCGGCGCGGTCGTGCTGGCCTGTTCCGAGAACGGCGTACCCCTGCGCGGCCGCGCGGCCACGGCCGCGGAGCGCGAGCAGTTGGGCAAATTAAAATCCCGGATCGTCCGGGTCCACGACGAGGTCTTGGGCCGCAACGGCAGTCGCCTGGTCACCCGCCGCGCCGGGGTATGGGTGCTGGCCGAGGCCGGCGAGCAGTGGCGGGAAATGCTGCTGTATCCTGCCGTGCCGTAGCCGGGGCCCATGAGTTCAATTCAGGCGGCCCGCAAGCCCGGTCGGACCTAACTCCGGCGGGAAGGCCGCCGGCGCGGTCGGGGGGAGCTATCGTACCAAATCCGGGTGAAGGCGGGTAGATTTCGGGCTCGCAGGAGCTCGCTCCTCCATGATTCCTGCCACTGGAGGGCGGAGCTCCCGCCTTCGCGCAAGGGCTACGGCGGGCAAGCTTGCGACGCCGTTCGTACCGACTCTCACCCGTACCTGGTATCACGCACTGCAGGGTGTGATCGTAATTTCAG
This window of the Kiritimatiellia bacterium genome carries:
- a CDS encoding RnfABCDGE type electron transport complex subunit B, yielding MDPTIMLLAGGTMLVMAIVAGYTLGWANKVFHVAVDPRIEAINAALPGANCGGCGCVGCMSYAEAVAGGKIAPDKCTVGGSSCAQAIAKIMGVDLKPSWPYRPVVHCRAHYAERLGRADYRGEKTCTGANLVGGVQGCTYGCLGFGDCVAACEFDAIHVVDGLATVDYDKCVGCGACEKACPRHIISMTPFKSQRIIAVGCSNLDMGKDVKAVCKIGCVGCMACSKASPIFKMTEGKIPRINYDEYDPENMDATLVAVKKCPVKNLIYVGQPTPEHVEAVRDQEKPKIVQVDFKTTVDQAEWRG
- a CDS encoding sulfide/dihydroorotate dehydrogenase-like FAD/NAD-binding protein, with translation MNTILKKQQLAEEVFLLEVGAPLIAGERKPGQFVILQLDSDYGERVPLTIADADEKAGTITLIFQAVGKSTHELAEMHEGDRIANLVGPLGHPTHIEKFGSVVCVGGGIGVAPLHPIAQGMKQAGNRLIVILGARTRGLVVLEDRMRALADELIVCTDDGTYGRKALVTEPLKEICGRNPKPDLAVAIGPPVMMKFCAETTRPFGIPTIVSLNSIMIDGTGMCGGCRVSVGGQTKFTCVDGPEFDGHQVDFDNLMKRLQAYRRQEKEDHARCHLEEEVERLRSTVWKKP
- the gltA gene encoding NADPH-dependent glutamate synthase → MAIPPQEMPSQPPADRRRNVAEVALGYFPEQARLEALRCLQCKNAPCVEGCPVRIDIPGFIRAIAENDFAKAVAIIKQSSLLPAVCGRVCPQETQCQEPCTLGKSLKDVDKAVSIGRLERFVADWERETGRLQPPAVKPPTGRKVAVIGSGPASLVVAADTRREGHAVTLFEAFHKPGGVMIYGIPEFRLPKAIVQAEIDTLTAMGVEFWPNFVVGRTRKLKDLLEKDGYHAVFVGTGAGLPRFMEIEGENLIGVFSANEYLTRINLMRAYDRRRADTPMLEARCVAVLGGGNVAMDAARMALRLGAVEVHLVYRRTEKEMPARVEEVRHAKEEGVEFHLLQNTTRILGDDYGRVAGLECQRCELGEPDESGRRRPVTIPGSEFVLPCDMVIVAIGNESNPLIRQTTPDLKVDERGRIVADENGRTSIAGVYAGGDIVLGAATVILAMGQGRIAARSINEDLAGKTPA
- a CDS encoding M23 family metallopeptidase, with the protein product MHLPLHELRHRPTSSAAPAPRRRRGLKHLAWIVPLVIFDIWFFGCRRGGGCAPRPPEEEPAAILEKEVPPETPPPWAGLVYPTDQKALLDAGALGVYQPTASGNPESAMYGSVRTGSRGRRLVPTFHEGLDIAALRRDAQGRPLDRVRTVADGVVAHVSRFGGNSNYGIYVVVRHDDPIGRVFTLYAHLLSLAPGIQPGSVVKAGDELGRMGNTSSSPIPMARGHLHFEIGLILNGQFGNWFRAKKLKPDHGVYHGWNLLGLNPLDFLRFQKERPEASFLDFVATVPSAFDILLAARRKPDFFDRYPALWSGEPPGGAVVLACSENGVPLRGRAATAAEREQLGKLKSRIVRVHDEVLGRNGSRLVTRRAGVWVLAEAGEQWREMLLYPAVP